From a region of the Castanea sativa cultivar Marrone di Chiusa Pesio chromosome 10, ASM4071231v1 genome:
- the LOC142613659 gene encoding kinesin-like protein KIN-14I isoform X1 gives MMMMMAEGTLSFSVAEVVEDVLQQHGNRLRDLDLASRKAEEAASRRNEAAGWLRKMVGVVAAKDLPAEPSEEEFRLGLRSGIILCNVLNKVHPGAVPKVVESPCDSALIPDGAALSAFQYFENVRNFLVAVQELGIPTFEASDLEQGGKSARVVNCVLAVKSYSEWKQTGGSGVWKFGGNVKPMVSAKSFVRKNSEPFTNSLSRNSSMGEKSLNVLSSEIDSNKMPTNGSLSMLVRAVLLDKKPEEVPMLVESVLSKVVEEFEHRIASQIELMKTSPKDMAVSHGNKALLKFASAGKKTEDKNEKLIKKEEFAHKTSISDEKSKGQLMKQQMIFDQQQRDIQELKHTLHTTKAGMNFMQMKFHEEFHNLGIHIHGLAHAASGYHRVLEENRKLYNQVQDLKGSIRVYCRVRPFLSGQSNHFSAVDHIEEEIITMNTPSRHGKGQRSFSFNKVFGPSASQAEVFSDMQPLIRSVLDGYNVCIFAYGQTGSGKTFTMTGPRELTEKSQGVNYRALSDLFQIANQRKDTFSYEVSVQMIEIYNEQVRDLLVTDGTNRRLEIRNSSHRGHSVPDANVVPVSSTFDVIDLMNLGQKNRAVGATALNDRSSRSHSCLTVHVQGRDLTSGAILRGCMHLVDLAGSERVDKSEVTGDRLKEAQHINKSLSALGDVIASLAQKNPHVPYRNSKLTQLLQDSLGGQAKTLMFVHISPEPDAIGESISTLKFAERVATVELGAAKVNKDGTDVKELKEQIASLKAALARKEGEPEHIQTSITGSSEKYRTKASEISPFQSKQKDAGLFGDHNNCRQPMGDVGNIELRSNSASRQKTQSFDLDELLANSPPWPPVNSHGQNYREDDREMGSGEWVDKVMVNKHDVSRVENPLGSWAADNGDLSDAFYQKYLPDSSKIYPDQSYNMFMGSNQFNVTSTDEMDDLDAATSDSSEPDLLWQFNHSKLTSMTNGISAKTRKPNSKPAKSPELSKNTNASLGPSPSRKLANGVGNVQRNGRQPAPTDMKRRAGNRK, from the exons atgatgatgatgatggcgGAGGGGACATTGTCGTTCTCGGTGGCGGAAGTGGTGGAGGATGTGCTTCAGCAGCACGGGAATCGCCTCAGAGATCTTGATTTGGCTTCTAGAAAAGCTGAGGAAGCTG CGTCGAGAAGGAACGAGGCGGCGGGGTGGCTGAGAAAGATGGTAGGCGTAGTAGCGGCGAAAGATTTGCCGGCGGAGCCGTCAGAGGAAGAGTTTAGGCTTGGATTAAGAAGTGGTATTATTCTCTGCAATGTTCTCAATAAGGTTCACCCTGGAGCTGTGCCCAAG gtGGTGGAGAGTCCTTGTGATTCTGCTCTGATCCCCGATGGAGCCGCGTTATCGGCATTTCAGTACTTCGAGAATGTGAGGAATTTTCTAGTAGCTGTGCAGGAACTGGGAATTCCTACTTTTGAGGCATCTGATCTGGAACAA GGAGGGAAATCTGCAAGGGTTGTGAATTGTGTTTTGGCGGTAAAATCCTACAGTGAATGGAAACAGACTGGGGGAAGTGGAGTATGGAAATTTGGTGGAAATGTGAAACCAATGGTGTCAGCCAAGTCTTTTGTGAGGAAAAATTCAGAGCCGTTCACGAATTCCTTGTCGAGGAACTCATCAATGGGTGAAAAATCCTTGAATGTGCTGTCCTCTGAGATTGACTCTAATAAAATG CCTACCAATGGTTCCTTGAGTATGCTTGTTCGTGCAGTTCTGTTAGATAAGAAGCCTGAAGAAGTCCCAATG TTGGTCGAATCCGTGCTAAGTAAGGTAGTGGAGGAGTTTGAGCATCGCATTGCAAGCCAAATTGAGCTG ATGAAAACATCTCCAAAAGATATGGCTGTTTCCCATGGCAACAAAGCTCTTTTGAAATTTGCTTCTGCCGGTAAAAAG ACTgaagacaaaaatgaaaagttgaTAAAGAAAGAGGAATTTGCCCATAAAACAAGCATTTCTGATGAGAAATCAAAAGGCCAGCTCATGAAACAGCAAATGATCTTTGATCAACAGCAAAGAGACATTCAA GAACTAAAGCATACACTTCACACTACAAAAGCTGGTATGAACTTTATGCAAATGAAGTTCCATGAGGAGTTTCACAATCTTG GCATACACATTCATGGCCTAGCTCATGCTGCTTCTGGGTATCATAGAGTCCTTGAGGAAAATCGCAAGCTGTACAATCAAGTGCAGGATCTCAAGG GAAGTATCCGGGTTTATTGTCGAGTGAGACCCTTCTTGTCTGGACAATCAAATCATTTCAGCGCCGTGGATCatatagaagaagaaattatCACTATGAATACTCCATCGAGGCATGGAAAAGGCCAGAGGTCCTTTAGCTTCAACAAGGTCTTTGGGCCATCTGCAAGTCAAG CGGAGGTCTTCTCTGATATGCAGCCTTTGATTCGGTCTGTTCTTGATGGTTACAATGTTTGCATATTTGCATATGGTCAAACAGGATCTGGAAAGACTTTCACTATG ACTGGACCTAGAGAGCTTACGGAGAAAAGCCAAGGAGTAAATTATAGGGCTTTGAGTGATTTGTTTCAAATAGCAAATCAAAGAAAGGACACTTTTAGTTACGAAGTTTCTGTTCAGATGATTGAGATCTATAATGAGCAAGTTAGGGATCTCCTTGTCACTGATGGAACTAACAGAAG ATTAGAAATTCGAAATAGTTCTCATAGAGGGCATAGTGTACCAGATGCAAATGTTGTACCAGTATCATCAACGTTTGATGTTATTGATCTAATGAACCTTGGACAAAAGAATCGTGCAGTAGGTGCAACAGCCCTAAATGACCGTAGTAGTCGCTCACATAG TTGCTTGACGGTTCATGTTCAAGGAAGAGACTTGACATCTGGAGCTATTCTTCGTGGCTGTATGCATCTGGTTGATTTAGCAGGAAGTGAGAGGGTAGACAAATCTGAGGTGACAGGAGATAGATTGAAAGAGGCACAACACATCAACAAATCTTTGTCAGCTTTGGGTGATGTGATAGCTTCCCTTGCACAAAAGAATCCACATGTTCCTTATAGAAATAGCAAACTTACACAACTGCTCCAAGATTCACTTG GAGGGCAGGCCAAGACGCTGATGTTTGTTCACATAAGCCCTGAGCCTGATGCTATTGGAGAATCAATCAGTACACTTAAATTTGCAGAGCGAGTTGCCACTGTTGAACTTGGTGCTGCCAAAGTAAACAAAGATGGCACGGATGTCAAGGAGCTCAAAGAACAG attGCAAGTCTGAAGGCTGCATTGGCAAGGAAAGAGGGGGAACCGGAGCATATTCAAACTTCCATAACTGGAAGCTCTGAAAAATACAGGACAAAAGCTAGTGAGATATCACCTTTTCAATCTAAACAGAAGGATGCAGGTTTATTCGGAGACCACAATAACTGCCGGCAACCAATGGGTGACGTAGGCAATATAGAG CTTCGTAGCAATTCTGCCTCAAGGCAAAAGACACAAAGCTTTGATCTTGATGAACTATTAGCAAATTCGCCTCCCTGGCCTCCGGTGAACAGTCATGGCCAGAACTACAGGGAGGATGATAGAGAAATGGGCTCGGGTGAGTGGGTTGATAAGGTCATGGTAAACAAGCATGATGTAAGCAGAGTTGAGAACCCTTTAGGAAGTTGGGCAGCAGATAATGGGGACTTATCTGATGCATTTTACCAGAAATATCTCCCTGATTCTTCCAAAATTTATCCAGATCAATCCTATAATATGTTTATGGGAAGCAACCAGTTCAATGTCACAAGTACCGATGAAATGGATGATCTTGATGCTGCCACCAGTGATTCTTCAGAACCAGATTTGCTTTGGCAATTCAATCATTCAAAGCTTACCAGCATGACCAATGGAATTAGTGCAAAAACCAGAAAACCCAATTCAAAGCCAGCAAAGAGCCCAGAGCTAAG CAAGAATACCAATGCTTCTCTTGGCCCTTCACCTTCAAGGAAATTAGCAAATGGGGTAGGCAATGTGCAGCGGAATGGGAGGCAACCAGCTCCAACTGATATGAAACGCAGAGCTGggaatagaaaatag
- the LOC142613659 gene encoding kinesin-like protein KIN-14I isoform X2 codes for MMMMMAEGTLSFSVAEVVEDVLQQHGNRLRDLDLASRKAEEAASRRNEAAGWLRKMVGVVAAKDLPAEPSEEEFRLGLRSGIILCNVLNKVHPGAVPKVVESPCDSALIPDGAALSAFQYFENVRNFLVAVQELGIPTFEASDLEQGGKSARVVNCVLAVKSYSEWKQTGGSGVWKFGGNVKPMVSAKSFVRKNSEPFTNSLSRNSSMGEKSLNVLSSEIDSNKMPTNGSLSMLVRAVLLDKKPEEVPMLVESVLSKVVEEFEHRIASQIELMKTSPKDMAVSHGNKALLKFASAGKKTEDKNEKLIKKEEFAHKTSISDEKSKGQLMKQQMIFDQQQRDIQELKHTLHTTKAGMNFMQMKFHEEFHNLGIHIHGLAHAASGYHRVLEENRKLYNQVQDLKGSIRVYCRVRPFLSGQSNHFSAVDHIEEEIITMNTPSRHGKGQRSFSFNKVFGPSASQAEVFSDMQPLIRSVLDGYNVCIFAYGQTGSGKTFTMTGPRELTEKSQGVNYRALSDLFQIANQRKDTFSYEVSVQMIEIYNEQVRDLLVTDGTNRRLEIRNSSHRGHSVPDANVVPVSSTFDVIDLMNLGQKNRAVGATALNDRSSRSHSCLTVHVQGRDLTSGAILRGCMHLVDLAGSERVDKSEVTGDRLKEAQHINKSLSALGDVIASLAQKNPHVPYRNSKLTQLLQDSLGGQAKTLMFVHISPEPDAIGESISTLKFAERVATVELGAAKVNKDGTDVKELKEQIASLKAALARKEGEPEHIQTSITGSSEKYRTKASEISPFQSKQKDAGLFGDHNNCRQPMGDVGNIELRSNSASRQKTQSFDLDELLANSPPWPPVNSHGQNYREDDREMGSDQSYNMFMGSNQFNVTSTDEMDDLDAATSDSSEPDLLWQFNHSKLTSMTNGISAKTRKPNSKPAKSPELSKNTNASLGPSPSRKLANGVGNVQRNGRQPAPTDMKRRAGNRK; via the exons atgatgatgatgatggcgGAGGGGACATTGTCGTTCTCGGTGGCGGAAGTGGTGGAGGATGTGCTTCAGCAGCACGGGAATCGCCTCAGAGATCTTGATTTGGCTTCTAGAAAAGCTGAGGAAGCTG CGTCGAGAAGGAACGAGGCGGCGGGGTGGCTGAGAAAGATGGTAGGCGTAGTAGCGGCGAAAGATTTGCCGGCGGAGCCGTCAGAGGAAGAGTTTAGGCTTGGATTAAGAAGTGGTATTATTCTCTGCAATGTTCTCAATAAGGTTCACCCTGGAGCTGTGCCCAAG gtGGTGGAGAGTCCTTGTGATTCTGCTCTGATCCCCGATGGAGCCGCGTTATCGGCATTTCAGTACTTCGAGAATGTGAGGAATTTTCTAGTAGCTGTGCAGGAACTGGGAATTCCTACTTTTGAGGCATCTGATCTGGAACAA GGAGGGAAATCTGCAAGGGTTGTGAATTGTGTTTTGGCGGTAAAATCCTACAGTGAATGGAAACAGACTGGGGGAAGTGGAGTATGGAAATTTGGTGGAAATGTGAAACCAATGGTGTCAGCCAAGTCTTTTGTGAGGAAAAATTCAGAGCCGTTCACGAATTCCTTGTCGAGGAACTCATCAATGGGTGAAAAATCCTTGAATGTGCTGTCCTCTGAGATTGACTCTAATAAAATG CCTACCAATGGTTCCTTGAGTATGCTTGTTCGTGCAGTTCTGTTAGATAAGAAGCCTGAAGAAGTCCCAATG TTGGTCGAATCCGTGCTAAGTAAGGTAGTGGAGGAGTTTGAGCATCGCATTGCAAGCCAAATTGAGCTG ATGAAAACATCTCCAAAAGATATGGCTGTTTCCCATGGCAACAAAGCTCTTTTGAAATTTGCTTCTGCCGGTAAAAAG ACTgaagacaaaaatgaaaagttgaTAAAGAAAGAGGAATTTGCCCATAAAACAAGCATTTCTGATGAGAAATCAAAAGGCCAGCTCATGAAACAGCAAATGATCTTTGATCAACAGCAAAGAGACATTCAA GAACTAAAGCATACACTTCACACTACAAAAGCTGGTATGAACTTTATGCAAATGAAGTTCCATGAGGAGTTTCACAATCTTG GCATACACATTCATGGCCTAGCTCATGCTGCTTCTGGGTATCATAGAGTCCTTGAGGAAAATCGCAAGCTGTACAATCAAGTGCAGGATCTCAAGG GAAGTATCCGGGTTTATTGTCGAGTGAGACCCTTCTTGTCTGGACAATCAAATCATTTCAGCGCCGTGGATCatatagaagaagaaattatCACTATGAATACTCCATCGAGGCATGGAAAAGGCCAGAGGTCCTTTAGCTTCAACAAGGTCTTTGGGCCATCTGCAAGTCAAG CGGAGGTCTTCTCTGATATGCAGCCTTTGATTCGGTCTGTTCTTGATGGTTACAATGTTTGCATATTTGCATATGGTCAAACAGGATCTGGAAAGACTTTCACTATG ACTGGACCTAGAGAGCTTACGGAGAAAAGCCAAGGAGTAAATTATAGGGCTTTGAGTGATTTGTTTCAAATAGCAAATCAAAGAAAGGACACTTTTAGTTACGAAGTTTCTGTTCAGATGATTGAGATCTATAATGAGCAAGTTAGGGATCTCCTTGTCACTGATGGAACTAACAGAAG ATTAGAAATTCGAAATAGTTCTCATAGAGGGCATAGTGTACCAGATGCAAATGTTGTACCAGTATCATCAACGTTTGATGTTATTGATCTAATGAACCTTGGACAAAAGAATCGTGCAGTAGGTGCAACAGCCCTAAATGACCGTAGTAGTCGCTCACATAG TTGCTTGACGGTTCATGTTCAAGGAAGAGACTTGACATCTGGAGCTATTCTTCGTGGCTGTATGCATCTGGTTGATTTAGCAGGAAGTGAGAGGGTAGACAAATCTGAGGTGACAGGAGATAGATTGAAAGAGGCACAACACATCAACAAATCTTTGTCAGCTTTGGGTGATGTGATAGCTTCCCTTGCACAAAAGAATCCACATGTTCCTTATAGAAATAGCAAACTTACACAACTGCTCCAAGATTCACTTG GAGGGCAGGCCAAGACGCTGATGTTTGTTCACATAAGCCCTGAGCCTGATGCTATTGGAGAATCAATCAGTACACTTAAATTTGCAGAGCGAGTTGCCACTGTTGAACTTGGTGCTGCCAAAGTAAACAAAGATGGCACGGATGTCAAGGAGCTCAAAGAACAG attGCAAGTCTGAAGGCTGCATTGGCAAGGAAAGAGGGGGAACCGGAGCATATTCAAACTTCCATAACTGGAAGCTCTGAAAAATACAGGACAAAAGCTAGTGAGATATCACCTTTTCAATCTAAACAGAAGGATGCAGGTTTATTCGGAGACCACAATAACTGCCGGCAACCAATGGGTGACGTAGGCAATATAGAG CTTCGTAGCAATTCTGCCTCAAGGCAAAAGACACAAAGCTTTGATCTTGATGAACTATTAGCAAATTCGCCTCCCTGGCCTCCGGTGAACAGTCATGGCCAGAACTACAGGGAGGATGATAGAGAAATGGGCTCGG ATCAATCCTATAATATGTTTATGGGAAGCAACCAGTTCAATGTCACAAGTACCGATGAAATGGATGATCTTGATGCTGCCACCAGTGATTCTTCAGAACCAGATTTGCTTTGGCAATTCAATCATTCAAAGCTTACCAGCATGACCAATGGAATTAGTGCAAAAACCAGAAAACCCAATTCAAAGCCAGCAAAGAGCCCAGAGCTAAG CAAGAATACCAATGCTTCTCTTGGCCCTTCACCTTCAAGGAAATTAGCAAATGGGGTAGGCAATGTGCAGCGGAATGGGAGGCAACCAGCTCCAACTGATATGAAACGCAGAGCTGggaatagaaaatag
- the LOC142613823 gene encoding beta-glucosidase 11-like isoform X2 encodes MLRLLFLQIFVLNLLVAVPSSLEFSRDDFPPDFIFGSGTSAYQVRSSKREDGRTPSIWDTYADAGKAHGATGDVACDGYHKYREDVQLMVDIGLDAYRFSISWSRLIPNGRGPINPRGLQYYNNLINELVSHGIQPHVTLHNYDHPQALEDEYGGWVSRKIVRDFPEYAGVCFREFGDRVSFWTTINEPNAFMLGGYDLGFLPPQRCSPPYGYCSRGNSPSEPYIAAHNILLAHASAARLYKKKYQDKQHGMIGLSIYMWWFIPLTDTKEDAIATQRANAFHYGWFLNPLVFGDYPNIMKQSVGTRMPAFTNQESKLVKGSFDFIGVLHCTNIYVKHNSNSPKMENRDVFMDAEIELTVIEDSSSAFELPIMPWCLQAVLEYLKQDYGNPPIYIYENGQRMQRNSTLNDIARVNFMHAYIGGVLDALRNGSNTRGYFVWAFLDLFELLDGYISSYGINYVDLDDPDLKRYPKFSAKWYSKFLKGRSINLDEAIELEKNTSSLSHSHFQ; translated from the exons ATGTTGAGGCTGTTGTTCTTGCAAATCTTTGTGCTTAATTTATTAGTGGCAGTCCCTAGTTCACTTGAGTTTAGCAGGGATGACTTTCCAcctgattttatttttggttcagGCACCTCAGCTTATCAGGTCA GGAGCAGCAAACGAGAAGATGGGAGGACTCCTAGCATTTGGGATACATATGCTGATGCTG GGAAAGCACATGGAGCAACTGGAGATGTAGCATGTGATGGTTACCATAAATACAGG GAAGATGTGCAACTCATGGTGGACATTGGACTCGATGCCTATAGATTTTCCATCTCATGGTCAAGACTTATCCCAA ATGGAAGAGGGCCTATCAATCCAAGGGGTTTACAATATTACAACAATCTCATCAATGAACTCGTCAGCCATG GAATCCAACCACATGTTACATTACACAATTATGATCATCCTCAGGCACTTGAAGATGAGTATGGAGGATGGGTTAGTCGAAAGATAGT GAGAGACTTCCCAGAATATGCGGGGGTCTGCTTCAGAGAATTTGGAGATAGGGTTTCATTCTGGACTACTATTAACGAGCCCAATGCATTCATGTTAGGAGGCTATGACTTGGGATTTCTGCCACCTCAGCGATGTTCTCCTCCATATGGATACTGCTCTAGGGGCAACTCTCCATCTGAGCCATACATAGCAGCTCATAATATCTTGTTGGCACATGCTTCAGCTGCAAGATTGTACAAGAAAAAGTATCAG GACAAACAACATGGAATGATAGGGCTCAGCATCTATATGTGGTGGTTTATTCCTCTAACAGACACAAAAGAAGATGCAATTGCAACTCAAAGGGCCAATGCGTTCCATTATGGCTG GTTTCTCAATCCGTTGGTGTTTGGAGACTATCCCAATATAATGAAGCAAAGTGTGGGGACTAGAATGCCAGCCTTCACAAATCAGGAATCCAAACTGGTAAAGGGTTCATTTGACTTCATAGGGGTACTACATTGCACCAATATCTATGTCAAACACAACTCCAACAGTCCGAAGATGGAAAACAGAGATGTCTTCATGGATGCAGAAATAGAGCTAACCG TAATTGAGGATAGCTCGTCAGCATTTGAG TTACCTATTATGCCGTGGTGTCTGCAAGCAGTATTGGAATATCTCAAGCAGGATTATGGCAACCCTCCTATTTACATTTATGAAAATg GTCAGCGGATGCAAAGAAATTCAACATTGAACGACATTGCAAGGGTGAATTTTATGCATGCATACATTGGAGGTGTGCTTGATGCATTGAG gAATGGATCAAACACGAGAGGGTATTTTGTATGGGCTTTCCTGGATTTATTTGAGTTATTGGATGGCTATATATCGAGCTATGGCATAAACTATGTGGATTTGGATGACCCGGATTTGAAAAGATATCCCAAGTTCTCTGCAAAATGGTACTCCAAGTTTTTGAAGGGAAGAAGCATCAACTTAGATGAAGCTATTGAACTTGAGAAGAATAcatcatctctctctcattctcactTTCAGTAG
- the LOC142613823 gene encoding beta-glucosidase 11-like isoform X1: MLRLLFLQIFVLNLLVAVPSSLEFSRDDFPPDFIFGSGTSAYQVSGGSSKREDGRTPSIWDTYADAGKAHGATGDVACDGYHKYREDVQLMVDIGLDAYRFSISWSRLIPNGRGPINPRGLQYYNNLINELVSHGIQPHVTLHNYDHPQALEDEYGGWVSRKIVRDFPEYAGVCFREFGDRVSFWTTINEPNAFMLGGYDLGFLPPQRCSPPYGYCSRGNSPSEPYIAAHNILLAHASAARLYKKKYQDKQHGMIGLSIYMWWFIPLTDTKEDAIATQRANAFHYGWFLNPLVFGDYPNIMKQSVGTRMPAFTNQESKLVKGSFDFIGVLHCTNIYVKHNSNSPKMENRDVFMDAEIELTVIEDSSSAFELPIMPWCLQAVLEYLKQDYGNPPIYIYENGQRMQRNSTLNDIARVNFMHAYIGGVLDALRNGSNTRGYFVWAFLDLFELLDGYISSYGINYVDLDDPDLKRYPKFSAKWYSKFLKGRSINLDEAIELEKNTSSLSHSHFQ; encoded by the exons ATGTTGAGGCTGTTGTTCTTGCAAATCTTTGTGCTTAATTTATTAGTGGCAGTCCCTAGTTCACTTGAGTTTAGCAGGGATGACTTTCCAcctgattttatttttggttcagGCACCTCAGCTTATCAGGTCA gtgGAGGGAGCAGCAAACGAGAAGATGGGAGGACTCCTAGCATTTGGGATACATATGCTGATGCTG GGAAAGCACATGGAGCAACTGGAGATGTAGCATGTGATGGTTACCATAAATACAGG GAAGATGTGCAACTCATGGTGGACATTGGACTCGATGCCTATAGATTTTCCATCTCATGGTCAAGACTTATCCCAA ATGGAAGAGGGCCTATCAATCCAAGGGGTTTACAATATTACAACAATCTCATCAATGAACTCGTCAGCCATG GAATCCAACCACATGTTACATTACACAATTATGATCATCCTCAGGCACTTGAAGATGAGTATGGAGGATGGGTTAGTCGAAAGATAGT GAGAGACTTCCCAGAATATGCGGGGGTCTGCTTCAGAGAATTTGGAGATAGGGTTTCATTCTGGACTACTATTAACGAGCCCAATGCATTCATGTTAGGAGGCTATGACTTGGGATTTCTGCCACCTCAGCGATGTTCTCCTCCATATGGATACTGCTCTAGGGGCAACTCTCCATCTGAGCCATACATAGCAGCTCATAATATCTTGTTGGCACATGCTTCAGCTGCAAGATTGTACAAGAAAAAGTATCAG GACAAACAACATGGAATGATAGGGCTCAGCATCTATATGTGGTGGTTTATTCCTCTAACAGACACAAAAGAAGATGCAATTGCAACTCAAAGGGCCAATGCGTTCCATTATGGCTG GTTTCTCAATCCGTTGGTGTTTGGAGACTATCCCAATATAATGAAGCAAAGTGTGGGGACTAGAATGCCAGCCTTCACAAATCAGGAATCCAAACTGGTAAAGGGTTCATTTGACTTCATAGGGGTACTACATTGCACCAATATCTATGTCAAACACAACTCCAACAGTCCGAAGATGGAAAACAGAGATGTCTTCATGGATGCAGAAATAGAGCTAACCG TAATTGAGGATAGCTCGTCAGCATTTGAG TTACCTATTATGCCGTGGTGTCTGCAAGCAGTATTGGAATATCTCAAGCAGGATTATGGCAACCCTCCTATTTACATTTATGAAAATg GTCAGCGGATGCAAAGAAATTCAACATTGAACGACATTGCAAGGGTGAATTTTATGCATGCATACATTGGAGGTGTGCTTGATGCATTGAG gAATGGATCAAACACGAGAGGGTATTTTGTATGGGCTTTCCTGGATTTATTTGAGTTATTGGATGGCTATATATCGAGCTATGGCATAAACTATGTGGATTTGGATGACCCGGATTTGAAAAGATATCCCAAGTTCTCTGCAAAATGGTACTCCAAGTTTTTGAAGGGAAGAAGCATCAACTTAGATGAAGCTATTGAACTTGAGAAGAATAcatcatctctctctcattctcactTTCAGTAG
- the LOC142611829 gene encoding uncharacterized protein LOC142611829, translating into MSNVGIGYDHGGSCFYSVLGLCKQATENEIRCAYRKLAMKWHPDRWMKDQKIAGEAKRQFQQIQEAYSVLSNKGKRTIYDAGLFGLLGDDDDEGFVDFMQEMVLMMQNVRPPQPQEENSMEELQGLLMDMVRENEMVNFGFQLSTSQSPSKRMRFDL; encoded by the exons ATGTCCAACGTTGGAATAGGTTATGATCATGGCGGGTCGTGTTTTTATTCAGTGCTTGGTTTGTGTAAGCAAGCTACAGAAAATGAGATTCGCTGTGCTTATCGCAAACTTGCCATG AAATGGCACCCAGATAGGTGgatgaaagaccaaaaaattgCTGGAGAAGCTAAAAGACAGTTCCAACAAATCCAAGAAGCTtattcag TTTTATCCAATAAAGGAAAGAGAACAATTTATGATGCTGGATTGTTTGGTCTCCTTGGAGACGATGATGACGAG GGATTTGTTGATTTCATGCAAGAAATGGTTTTGATGATGCAAAATGTGAGGCCACCACAGCCACAG GAAGAGAACAGCATGGAGGAGCTTCAGGGATTGTTAATGGACATGGTGAGGGAAAATGAAATGGTCAATTTTGGATTTCAGTTGAGCACGTCTCAGAGTCCTAGTAAGAGGATGCGTTTTGATTTGTAA